Proteins found in one Planctomycetia bacterium genomic segment:
- a CDS encoding formylglycine-generating enzyme family protein — MRQRIGLLALFFSAFAVVYGYSNWSAPSDQGSPRADDEPVRSFEGDGTPSGDAPPGMVWVPGGEFAMGTNWADAWPEERPEHRVRVGGFWMDLTEVTNAEFAKFVDATSYVTVAERAPVLEEIMKQVPPGVPPPPPETLVPGSLVFHPTAIAVPLDDYTQWWNWTPGANWRQPEGPGSDLKGREIHPVVQVSWDDAKAYADWAGKRLPTEAEWEFAARGGLSKKRFTWGDELLTPRHANIWQGEFPFTNAEADGYYRTAPVKSFPANGYGLHDMAGNVWEWCADWYDRKLYSQRAASGLVDNPQGPAVPPTDPANPQAFAPQRVQRGGSFLCCDQYCSRYRPSARHGGAPDTGMSHVGFRCVRSATAK; from the coding sequence GTGCGACAACGAATTGGGCTACTCGCGCTGTTTTTCTCCGCGTTCGCCGTGGTGTATGGCTATTCCAATTGGAGTGCGCCGAGCGATCAAGGTTCGCCACGCGCCGACGATGAGCCGGTCCGATCCTTCGAGGGCGACGGAACGCCGTCGGGTGATGCGCCACCGGGGATGGTCTGGGTGCCCGGCGGGGAGTTCGCGATGGGGACGAATTGGGCGGACGCTTGGCCCGAGGAGCGGCCGGAACATCGCGTACGCGTCGGCGGATTTTGGATGGACCTGACGGAGGTGACAAATGCGGAGTTCGCCAAGTTCGTCGACGCGACTAGTTATGTCACCGTCGCGGAACGAGCGCCGGTGCTGGAAGAAATCATGAAACAGGTGCCGCCCGGCGTCCCGCCGCCGCCGCCCGAGACGCTCGTACCGGGCTCGCTGGTGTTTCATCCGACGGCAATCGCGGTGCCTCTCGATGACTACACGCAGTGGTGGAACTGGACGCCGGGCGCGAATTGGCGACAGCCGGAAGGGCCGGGCAGCGATCTCAAGGGCCGTGAAATTCATCCCGTGGTGCAAGTCTCGTGGGACGACGCGAAAGCTTACGCCGATTGGGCTGGCAAGCGATTGCCGACCGAAGCGGAATGGGAGTTTGCAGCACGCGGCGGGTTAAGCAAGAAGCGCTTCACCTGGGGCGACGAGCTGTTGACTCCCCGCCACGCGAACATCTGGCAAGGCGAGTTTCCGTTCACCAATGCCGAAGCTGACGGCTACTATCGCACGGCGCCGGTGAAGTCCTTTCCCGCCAATGGATACGGATTGCATGACATGGCGGGTAACGTCTGGGAATGGTGTGCCGATTGGTATGATCGAAAACTGTATTCGCAGCGCGCCGCATCCGGCCTCGTCGACAATCCTCAAGGGCCCGCTGTGCCGCCGACCGATCCGGCAAACCCACAGGCATTTGCCCCGCAACGTGTCCAGCGGGGAGGTTCGTTTCTTTGCTGCGATCAATACTGCTCGCGGTATCGCCCCAGCGCGCGGCATGGCGGCGCGCCGGATACGGGCATGTCCCATGTGGGTTTTCGGTGCGTGCGTTCCGCGACGGCGAAGTAG
- a CDS encoding site-specific integrase, translating into MPKAKSVPAYRRHKARNCAVVTIHGRNFYLGPFNSPESREVYARLIAEHFGTSQPDSAPSSSFIVGRSVTITELIATYYDHVRGYYRRADGSPTDEVSNIRLALRPVRELYGSTLAAEFGPLRLQAVRQSLIDGRPPAAPGDNGRRPWCRTSVNRAVARIKQLFKWGVAQELVPAGVFHGLQSVAGLRLGRSGARESDPVKPVPQAFVTAVLSIVRPHVAAMIRLQQLTGARPGEIIAMRGRDLDVSGKVWAYRPTMHKTAHRGHRREIFIGPAGQDVVRPYLKTDLQAYLFSPREAEALRDAERVAKRRPSTPKRVRTCKANPQRAPRDHYSVHSYCRAIARACIKAGVPAWHPHQLRHSRATELRRDHGVELARIVLGHATAFTTEIYAEADRQQAVEVMGQIG; encoded by the coding sequence ATGCCGAAAGCCAAGTCTGTTCCGGCGTACCGTCGTCACAAGGCTCGCAATTGCGCCGTCGTGACCATTCACGGGCGCAATTTCTACCTGGGGCCATTCAATTCGCCCGAGTCTCGCGAAGTCTATGCCCGGCTTATTGCCGAGCACTTCGGCACCAGCCAACCGGACAGCGCGCCGTCGTCCAGCTTCATCGTTGGGCGCTCCGTAACAATCACGGAGTTAATTGCCACCTATTACGACCACGTACGGGGTTACTACCGGCGTGCGGATGGCAGCCCAACGGACGAAGTCAGCAACATCCGCCTGGCGTTGCGCCCAGTGCGCGAACTCTACGGCAGCACGTTGGCGGCAGAGTTTGGCCCATTGCGCTTGCAAGCGGTACGCCAAAGTCTGATTGACGGCCGCCCGCCTGCTGCGCCGGGTGATAACGGCCGTCGCCCATGGTGCCGAACCAGCGTCAATCGCGCCGTCGCCCGCATCAAGCAGCTATTCAAGTGGGGCGTGGCTCAGGAGTTGGTTCCGGCGGGCGTGTTTCACGGCCTGCAATCGGTCGCGGGACTTCGATTGGGCCGGAGCGGTGCGAGGGAAAGCGACCCGGTGAAGCCTGTGCCCCAAGCATTCGTCACGGCCGTACTTTCAATCGTGCGTCCGCACGTGGCCGCCATGATTCGGCTGCAACAACTCACGGGTGCGCGTCCCGGTGAGATTATCGCCATGCGTGGTCGCGACCTCGACGTGAGCGGTAAGGTCTGGGCGTATCGTCCGACTATGCACAAGACAGCGCACCGTGGGCATCGACGAGAAATCTTTATCGGACCCGCTGGGCAGGACGTGGTGCGGCCGTATCTGAAAACGGACTTGCAAGCCTACCTGTTTTCGCCGCGTGAAGCGGAAGCACTGCGGGACGCTGAGCGAGTAGCCAAACGTCGGCCCTCGACGCCGAAGCGAGTGAGAACTTGCAAGGCCAACCCGCAACGCGCACCACGGGACCACTATTCGGTGCATTCATATTGCCGAGCAATCGCGCGGGCGTGCATCAAAGCTGGCGTACCGGCGTGGCATCCGCACCAATTGCGGCACAGTCGCGCCACCGAGTTGCGGCGAGACCATGGCGTGGAGTTGGCTCGAATCGTCCTGGGCCACGCTACGGCATTCACAACCGAGATCTATGCGGAAGCGGATCGACAGCAGGCTGTCGAGGTCATGGGACAAATTGGTTGA
- a CDS encoding HK97 family phage prohead protease: protein MEKLYYNSAPETRGISPKARPAGEPEGELRPMTLDGLATCYDVMIPRTKHQLLFRKGAFAECLRSKRCDAVALLQHESDKLLGRQSAETLKLWESSQGLCCSIKLPNTAIGRDTWTSVERGDLRQMSIGFDFLEDSWEVVNGKSTRVISRAWIDEVSLVTWPACRETYVRPARRTTLAMARATIAKLTGKVYAPSKPTNTAKSQAIYRRAPVSVPFFG, encoded by the coding sequence GTGGAAAAACTGTACTACAACTCCGCTCCGGAGACTCGCGGCATTTCCCCGAAGGCTCGCCCCGCTGGCGAGCCGGAGGGGGAGTTGCGGCCGATGACCCTCGACGGTCTGGCGACCTGCTATGACGTGATGATTCCCCGTACCAAGCACCAACTTCTCTTCCGCAAAGGCGCGTTCGCCGAATGCCTGCGCTCGAAGCGCTGCGACGCCGTGGCACTTCTGCAGCACGAAAGCGATAAGCTTCTCGGGCGGCAGAGTGCCGAGACGCTCAAGTTGTGGGAATCCAGTCAGGGATTGTGTTGCTCCATCAAGCTGCCTAACACAGCGATCGGGCGTGATACCTGGACGAGCGTCGAACGTGGCGACTTACGACAAATGTCCATCGGATTCGACTTCCTGGAAGACAGTTGGGAAGTCGTCAACGGCAAATCGACGCGCGTCATCAGCCGGGCCTGGATTGATGAGGTGTCGCTCGTGACGTGGCCAGCATGTCGCGAAACCTACGTTCGCCCCGCCAGGCGCACCACGCTCGCCATGGCGCGGGCGACAATTGCCAAACTCACGGGAAAGGTATATGCCCCAAGCAAGCCAACAAACACTGCAAAGTCTCAAGCGATCTATCGACGCGCGCCTGTCTCGGTTCCGTTCTTTGGCTGA
- a CDS encoding winged helix-turn-helix domain-containing protein, whose translation MQLRKEDEHRLALLAALLHIGGSGTKKEVLDAVADLELMKLTNRQKELKHNRPEVVWRNELAYTKHHLSLEGCCAKGTRNLWAITDSGREYAMHLAAGAINSSDGRHVRLKDAAAVVQVNLYSSANIEKMPLSSVAIEGEHKLVWTVTYERNQQLRAAAIRIHGVNCMACGFSFSVAYGQLGEGYIEVHHLNPISQLESPRQVDAATDLVVLCANCHSMAHRRKGRPYSLDELRESLAQSRLAE comes from the coding sequence ATGCAATTGCGAAAGGAGGACGAGCATCGGCTCGCATTACTCGCGGCATTGCTGCACATTGGTGGCAGTGGCACGAAGAAGGAAGTGCTCGACGCGGTTGCGGATCTTGAACTCATGAAGTTGACCAACCGACAGAAAGAACTAAAGCACAATCGCCCAGAAGTCGTATGGCGCAATGAACTTGCGTACACAAAGCATCACCTTTCGCTGGAAGGATGTTGTGCAAAGGGAACGCGGAACCTATGGGCTATCACTGACAGTGGCCGCGAGTATGCAATGCATCTTGCAGCTGGCGCGATCAACAGCAGCGACGGTCGGCATGTGCGGTTGAAAGATGCGGCGGCCGTCGTTCAAGTGAATCTTTACTCGTCAGCCAATATTGAGAAGATGCCGCTGAGTTCCGTTGCGATCGAGGGCGAACACAAGTTGGTGTGGACGGTCACTTACGAGCGCAATCAGCAATTACGCGCCGCTGCAATTCGAATTCATGGCGTGAATTGCATGGCATGTGGTTTTTCTTTCAGCGTTGCGTATGGCCAACTCGGAGAAGGGTATATCGAAGTTCATCATTTGAACCCGATTAGCCAGCTTGAATCCCCCAGACAGGTTGACGCAGCGACTGATTTGGTCGTGCTTTGTGCGAATTGTCATTCAATGGCACACCGGCGAAAGGGAAGACCGTATTCATTGGACGAGCTTCGAGAGTCCTTGGCTCAAAGCAGATTGGCCGAATGA
- a CDS encoding phage portal protein, with the protein MLNSLRSWFRRPPAVEERSTHALRLGGGSWFYNLLGDYSRAASGETVTTSTALQTSAVYAAVKVISESVASMPLHVFERRPDGSRQRVYAPTLRAITEQPNSRQTLFECIEQLTAHALLRGDGIAAVLRDQFGNAAAIVPMHPDHVTIEQVNGESVYTFRDARQKVHRFTSDEVLHLRGMTWDGIRGMSLVAMAREAIGANIALDKYAGKFFANNARPSGILSCDGPLKPEAASQMRTSWNEVHAGADSAHKVAVLTDGMKWSPISLSNEDSQFIESRRFGVEEICRVTRIPPHLLGDLSHATFSNVENLGLQFVTFTLLPWIRRWEEVIQRDLIADPDLYCEFKQEVLLRGDINSRYAAYMTGRQGGWLSANDIRTLENMDGIGTQGDVYLTPMNMEAADESKKPKVIDKPTRQNGHSHGANGHAASAISWRS; encoded by the coding sequence ATGCTCAATTCGCTTCGCTCATGGTTCCGCCGACCGCCGGCCGTCGAGGAACGCAGCACACACGCCTTGAGATTGGGCGGCGGGAGTTGGTTTTACAACTTGCTGGGCGACTATTCCCGAGCAGCGAGCGGTGAGACGGTCACAACTTCTACGGCGCTGCAAACAAGCGCGGTTTACGCGGCCGTGAAGGTCATCAGCGAATCGGTCGCGTCGATGCCGTTGCACGTATTTGAACGTCGCCCCGACGGCAGCCGGCAGCGCGTCTATGCTCCGACGTTGCGAGCCATCACCGAACAACCGAACAGCCGTCAAACATTGTTTGAATGCATCGAACAATTGACCGCCCACGCCTTGCTACGGGGCGACGGGATTGCGGCGGTGCTTCGTGACCAGTTTGGCAATGCGGCCGCCATCGTGCCGATGCATCCAGACCATGTGACCATCGAGCAAGTGAATGGCGAGTCCGTGTACACGTTCCGCGACGCCCGCCAAAAGGTACACCGCTTCACATCGGACGAGGTCTTGCACTTGCGGGGCATGACCTGGGACGGCATTCGCGGCATGTCACTGGTGGCCATGGCCCGGGAAGCAATCGGCGCGAACATCGCTCTCGACAAGTACGCTGGCAAGTTCTTTGCCAACAACGCGCGACCGAGCGGCATTCTGAGTTGCGACGGCCCCTTGAAGCCCGAGGCCGCCAGCCAAATGCGCACCAGTTGGAATGAAGTTCACGCCGGCGCAGACAGCGCCCATAAGGTGGCCGTGCTGACGGACGGGATGAAGTGGTCGCCGATCAGTCTTTCGAATGAAGACTCGCAGTTCATTGAGTCCCGCCGCTTTGGCGTGGAGGAAATCTGCCGTGTGACGCGGATTCCGCCGCACCTGCTGGGCGACTTGTCGCACGCCACATTCTCGAACGTCGAAAACTTGGGACTGCAATTCGTGACATTCACGCTTCTGCCGTGGATTCGCCGCTGGGAAGAAGTAATTCAACGCGACTTGATTGCGGACCCGGACTTGTACTGCGAATTCAAGCAAGAAGTGCTGTTGCGCGGCGACATCAACTCACGCTACGCCGCGTACATGACGGGACGACAGGGCGGCTGGTTGAGCGCCAACGACATTCGCACCCTTGAAAACATGGATGGTATCGGCACGCAAGGCGACGTGTATCTCACCCCCATGAACATGGAAGCAGCGGACGAAAGCAAGAAACCCAAAGTGATCGACAAACCGACTCGCCAGAATGGCCATTCGCATGGTGCGAACGGTCACGCGGCGAGCGCCATTTCCTGGAGGTCCTAA
- a CDS encoding DUF1580 domain-containing protein: MAIDFSAETPLSIAEAAAIIPGRPSLASVWRWVLKGVRGNQLESLMIAGRRFTSHEAIDRFIQRSNSTPSLPAIVTATRRREIAAATSYCEAAGI; the protein is encoded by the coding sequence ATGGCAATCGACTTTTCCGCCGAGACCCCTCTCTCCATCGCCGAAGCGGCGGCGATTATCCCCGGCCGACCCTCTCTGGCGTCGGTCTGGCGCTGGGTGCTCAAAGGCGTCCGTGGCAATCAGCTTGAATCGCTGATGATCGCCGGTCGCCGATTCACCAGCCATGAAGCGATTGACCGCTTCATCCAGCGCAGCAACTCCACTCCCTCTTTGCCGGCCATCGTTACGGCAACCCGTCGCCGCGAGATCGCGGCTGCAACCAGTTACTGCGAAGCGGCTGGCATCTAG
- a CDS encoding P27 family phage terminase small subunit produces MTRPSKTADPPAHLSPEAAAWWRKVLGDFVFEAHHLKLLQAACEAWDRCQQAREQIATEGLTFNDKHGQPRAHPCVGIERDARIAFARLVRELVLDCEPPTEARPPRLAGARA; encoded by the coding sequence ATGACCAGACCAAGCAAAACAGCCGATCCGCCGGCCCACCTGAGCCCCGAGGCGGCAGCCTGGTGGCGGAAGGTACTCGGCGACTTCGTATTTGAGGCGCATCACCTGAAGCTCTTGCAAGCCGCCTGTGAGGCATGGGACCGGTGCCAGCAAGCGCGGGAACAAATCGCCACCGAGGGGTTGACCTTCAACGACAAACACGGCCAACCCCGCGCACACCCTTGCGTCGGCATCGAGCGCGACGCCCGGATTGCGTTTGCCCGACTGGTTCGCGAATTGGTACTCGACTGCGAACCGCCGACGGAAGCCAGACCGCCACGACTTGCAGGAGCGAGGGCCTAA
- a CDS encoding phage/plasmid primase, P4 family, producing MIAATNGHTTNGATPDWLKVNGDSIPAELKQREQWVGWRALPGKNGAKPRKMPYDPVNRRNASCDDPATWHRFEECWYPYLADPQRFAGIGFEFSADDEYAGIDLDKCRDADTGELHPTALQILATIKSYAEISPSGTGVKLIVKGKLPEGIKHKAAVDGIEIETYDQGRYFALTGHVVDAEHAEIIEAQQQLDAIVQQIQHAHSAKAQPQQSPKPGTGSDDRFRRALKRAISIKTGEENDGSRRLLKVCIIAVEMDLPDGDAFRLVAEVHRLVPFPSEFTEAEILLRLRDAEQKTIRGKSLNDAPQQQTSTGSSDIKLSLHFVDARTELANARRFIAKYGMRVVYCDPWKSWLVFNGRHWETDERRVIESLAKTEAAEQWDEVAKINKTEGAAEQLKQAVTAFARASNSANGIRNALALAKSEPGVPVLPKQLDAQPWLLNVENGTLDLRSGKLQPHRRDDLLTKLAPVVYDPAAECPQWLRFLDRIMDNKQSLVSFLQRSVGMSITGIVRDHCLLFCYGVGANGKSVFLNTIKRLMGDDYGLNAPPELLLVKPQGGGHPVETASLFGKRFVSAIEVDDGRRFAEATIKMLTGGDPITTRRMYENFWTFWPQHHIWVAGNHRPVIRGNDVGVWRRIKLIPFSVTIPPEEQDQELPEKLLGELSGILNWALQGVRDWLDYGLHEPAEVLAATSEYRADMDVFGDYLAERCDLNATSTIKASDLYADYRAWGDASGEYVMSQRGFGRKLTERGIERYTNNGTHYRGVDLRSRLEF from the coding sequence ATGATTGCAGCCACGAACGGACACACGACGAACGGCGCGACGCCGGACTGGCTTAAGGTCAACGGGGATTCCATCCCCGCCGAGTTGAAGCAACGCGAGCAATGGGTGGGCTGGCGGGCGCTGCCAGGCAAGAACGGCGCGAAGCCTCGCAAGATGCCATATGACCCAGTGAACCGGCGCAATGCAAGTTGTGACGATCCCGCCACGTGGCATCGCTTTGAAGAATGCTGGTATCCCTATCTTGCGGACCCGCAACGTTTCGCTGGTATCGGATTCGAGTTTTCGGCCGACGATGAATACGCCGGCATCGACTTGGACAAGTGTCGCGACGCAGACACCGGAGAATTGCACCCGACGGCGCTGCAAATCTTGGCGACGATCAAGAGCTACGCCGAGATTTCGCCATCCGGCACCGGCGTCAAGTTGATCGTCAAAGGCAAACTGCCCGAGGGCATCAAACACAAGGCCGCCGTCGATGGAATCGAAATTGAAACCTACGATCAGGGGCGATACTTCGCCCTGACAGGCCACGTCGTTGACGCCGAGCACGCCGAGATTATCGAGGCTCAGCAGCAACTCGACGCAATCGTTCAACAGATTCAGCACGCCCATAGTGCTAAAGCTCAGCCGCAACAAAGCCCCAAGCCCGGCACCGGTAGCGATGATCGCTTTCGCCGAGCGCTCAAACGGGCAATCAGCATCAAGACGGGCGAAGAAAACGACGGCAGCCGGCGTCTGCTGAAGGTCTGCATCATTGCCGTGGAAATGGACCTGCCCGACGGCGACGCGTTCCGTCTTGTGGCAGAAGTTCATCGGTTGGTGCCGTTCCCGAGTGAGTTCACCGAAGCGGAGATTCTGTTAAGGCTGCGTGATGCCGAGCAGAAAACAATTCGCGGCAAGTCGCTTAATGATGCGCCGCAACAGCAAACGTCGACGGGCAGTTCAGACATCAAATTATCCCTCCACTTCGTCGATGCCCGCACGGAACTTGCGAACGCGAGACGATTCATCGCCAAATACGGAATGCGAGTCGTGTACTGTGATCCATGGAAAAGTTGGCTGGTATTCAATGGACGGCATTGGGAAACGGACGAACGCCGCGTCATCGAGTCGCTGGCGAAGACGGAAGCCGCCGAGCAATGGGATGAAGTCGCCAAGATCAATAAGACGGAAGGTGCCGCCGAGCAACTCAAGCAGGCCGTCACGGCGTTCGCCAGAGCTAGCAATTCCGCGAACGGCATCCGCAACGCGCTGGCGCTTGCGAAGAGTGAGCCGGGCGTGCCAGTGCTCCCCAAGCAACTGGACGCGCAGCCGTGGTTGCTGAATGTCGAAAACGGCACCCTCGATTTGCGATCCGGAAAGCTACAGCCGCATCGTCGGGATGACCTGCTCACCAAGCTGGCCCCGGTGGTTTATGACCCGGCGGCCGAGTGTCCGCAATGGCTGCGGTTTCTTGATCGGATCATGGACAACAAGCAGTCTCTGGTGAGTTTCCTTCAGCGCTCCGTCGGCATGTCGATTACCGGCATCGTGCGGGATCACTGCTTGTTGTTTTGCTACGGCGTCGGTGCCAACGGCAAAAGCGTGTTTCTCAACACCATCAAGCGGTTGATGGGCGACGATTACGGACTGAACGCGCCGCCGGAGTTACTGCTCGTTAAACCGCAAGGCGGAGGGCATCCGGTGGAAACGGCTAGCTTATTCGGCAAGCGATTCGTGTCCGCCATCGAGGTAGACGACGGCCGACGCTTCGCCGAGGCCACGATCAAGATGCTCACCGGCGGCGACCCAATCACGACCCGCCGCATGTATGAGAACTTTTGGACATTCTGGCCCCAGCACCACATCTGGGTGGCGGGCAATCATCGGCCCGTCATCCGTGGAAACGATGTCGGCGTCTGGCGGCGCATCAAGTTGATTCCGTTCTCGGTCACGATCCCGCCAGAGGAACAAGACCAGGAGTTGCCGGAGAAGTTGCTCGGTGAGTTGAGCGGCATCCTCAATTGGGCGCTGCAAGGCGTTCGGGACTGGTTGGACTACGGCTTGCATGAGCCGGCGGAAGTGTTGGCGGCGACCAGCGAGTACCGGGCGGATATGGACGTGTTTGGGGATTACCTCGCTGAGCGGTGCGATCTAAACGCAACAAGCACGATCAAGGCCAGCGATTTGTACGCGGACTATAGGGCGTGGGGGGACGCATCTGGCGAGTATGTGATGAGTCAGCGCGGATTCGGCCGGAAGCTTACCGAACGCGGCATCGAGCGATACACGAACAACGGCACCCACTACCGAGGCGTCGACCTGCGGAGCCGGCTGGAATTCTGA